One part of the Sciurus carolinensis chromosome 6, mSciCar1.2, whole genome shotgun sequence genome encodes these proteins:
- the Ckmt2 gene encoding creatine kinase S-type, mitochondrial, which translates to MASTFSKLLTGRNASLLFATMGTSALTTGYLLNRQKVCAEAREQHKLFPPSADYPDLRKHNNCMAECLTPTIYAKLRNKMTPNGYTLDQCIQTGVDNPGHPFIKTVGMVAGDEESYEVFADLFDPVIKLRHNGYDPRVMKHPTDLDASKITHGQFDERYVLSSRVRTGRSIRGLSLPPACSRAERREVENVAITALEGLKGDLAGRYYKLSEMTEQDQQRLIDDHFLFDKPVSPLLTCAGMARDWPDARGIWHNYDKTFLIWINEEDHTRVISMEKGGNMKRVFERFCRGLKEVERLIQERGWEFMWNERLGYILTCPSNLGTGLRAGVHVRIPKLSKDPRFSKILENLRLQKRGTGGVDTAAVADVYDISNIDRIGRSEVELVQIVIDGVNYLVDCEKKLERGQDIKVPPPLPQFGRK; encoded by the exons ATGGCCAGTACCTTCTCTAAGTTGCTAACTGGCCGCAATGCATCTCTGTTATTTGCAACCATGGGCACCAGTGCCCTGACCACTGGTTACTTGCTGAACCGGCAGAAGGTGTGCGCTGAGGCCCGGGAGCAGCACAAACTATTCCCCCCAAG CGCAGACTACCCAGACCTTCGCAAGCACAACAACTGCATGGCTGAATGCCTCACCCCcactatctatgctaagctccGTAACAAGATGACGCCCAATGGCTATACTCTGGACCAGTGCATCCAGACTGGAGTGGACAACCCTGGACACCCCTTCATAAAGACTGTGGGCATGGTGGCTGGGGACGAGGAGTCTTATGAG GTGTTTGCTGATCTTTTTGATCCTGTTATCAAACTAAGGCACAATGGTTATGACCCTAGGGTGATGAAGCACCCCACCGATCTGGATGCATCCAAG ATCACCCATGGGCAGTTCGACGAGCGCTACGTACTGTCGTCTCGGGTGCGCACCGGTCGCAGCATCCGCGGGCTGAGCCTGCCACCCGCCTGCTCGCGGGCTGAGCGGAGGGAGGTGGAGAATGTGGCCATCACCGCCCTAGAGGGCCTCAAGGGAGACTTGGCAGGTCGCTACTACAAGCTGTCTGAGATGACCGAGCAGGACCAGCAACGGCTCATCGAC GACCACTTTCTGTTTGATAAGCCAGTGTCCCCTTTACTAACATGTGCTGGGATGGCCCGTGACTGGCCAGATGCCAGGGGAATCTG GCATAATTATGACAAGACATTTCTCATCTGGATAAATGAGGAAGACCACACCAGGGTAATCTCAATGGAAAAAGGCGGCAATATGAAACGGGTGTTTGAGCGATTCTGTCGTGGACTCAAAGAA GTAGAACGGTTAATCCAGGAACGAGGTTGGGAGTTTATGTGGAATGAGCGCCTAGGATACATTCTTACCTGCCCTTCAAATCTTGGAACAGGACTACGAGCTGGTGTCCATGTCAGGATCCCCAAACTCAGCAAG GATCCACGGTTTTCTAAGATCCTGGAAAACCTAAGACTCCAGAAGCGTGGTACAGGTGGTGTGGATACTGCAGCCGTGGCGGATGTGTATGATATTTCCAACATTGATCGAATTGGTAGATCAGAG GTTGAGCTTGTGCAGATAGTCATCGACGGAGTCAACTACCTGGTGGATTGTGAAAAGAAGCTGGAGAGAGGTCAAGATATTAAGGTGCCACCGCCTCTGCCTCAGTTTGGCAGGAAGTGA